A window of Magallana gigas chromosome 8, xbMagGiga1.1, whole genome shotgun sequence genomic DNA:
GACATGTCGAAAACTATACCAAGGGGCGgatggaagttctaattttaatgaaattgcatGATGGGTACACTTTGTATTTTCTGAAATACATTGCAGACGACAGGAAGGCGGATAGTTACGTACAGCTGTGGTACAATGAGGTCAAGGATTTTACCTTTGAGACAAACGGCTGTTCCGCCGAGTGCTCACACTATACACAGGTAAATGTATAAAAGTATTTCTTACATAGTAAAATACGCATGTGTTATTCTGATTATTAAATACAGATGTAGAATacgtaaaaaacaaaaaacatggcTATTGGTGCCCCTTGTAACttttgcccttctacactttCAAACAGTTTCACCCTATCTTGAATTTGCCCTGATACAGTGTTGTTTAACGAGAGATAAAGTGAGACATTGAAATTCACCAAGTCTTAAATTTTCCCATTGATAAGGGGCGAAAGGGGCGACAATAAAGCGAGTATTGCCCTGTATGCAGTATCATGTTTTAAagcttaaacaaaacaaaatccatCATCCTGTGTTAGGTTGTGTGGGCCACTACTGAATATATCGGCTGTGGGAAGATGTACTGTGCTAACCTTAAGGGGTTCCTAGTCGTCTGCAACTATGCTCCAGCGTAAGTATAAGTTTATCTTTACCAGTCCATTAATCAAAAAAGTCTTATATTGTACATTGTAGTTCCAAAATGGAGCAATTGTAATTTAAGACTATAATATAAAATCTTCCTCTTACTAGTATTTCAAGGGCAGACTTAATTTTCAGATAAAAACCCCTGTAGaataaaaaacttaaaagaagCACGCGGaacattaatattaaaacaattttttttatttatcttaattttcGGAGTCATCCTTGTCTATGATAAGATAACAGTATTgatttatcttatttttcatattgAGATCGTAAACatcgatttattttatttcttataatcgAGATTGTTAATTTCTTCAATATCTATGATTAAACCCCATTTTTTCAGTAGACTAATGTACTAATGTATTAATGAAGTTGAAACCAGAATATATAAggatatttatgattttttgtaGTGGTAACTATCCTACACAACCCTACAGGAATTGCCAGCCTTGCAGTAGATGTCCTGAAGGATACAGCTGTTCTGATAGGCTGTGTAGGCCTCCATAAATTTTctgtttatacaatataattacTTCTTTTAATACTGGATACAGAGAAATGTTCGCCCTCGTTATATTTTCGCCAATTTTACCCTAGGCTAGTTGTCAACAGGCgaattttcaaattaactttaGGACTGGGCTAATTCCAAtgtattaaagatttaatatatctttaaacACAAATTCGTTTTGGCGagttcaagacggggcgaaaccgtttgagagaagggcgaaaataacacaggcgaaaataaccctgtatatacAGTAAGTGTACAACTGTGGTGTATTCAGATATTATTTGTATAGTTAAATCCATGCTCCTATCCATTTAACTTAAAATTGCTGGATTTGTTTTTATAAGTGTGaatgaatattatgtacatGCCTTGTTTTTGCAAGTGTGAAGAATGCATAAATTTTGGATCTAGTCAAGTTAGTTTATTGTTTGGTATCTTCCAGTTTGTGTCCTTATTCAGTACTTGTACATGTGTAACTAAGATGTACTATTAGAAAAGCTTACTTATACTGCTGTACTTAGtaagaaaatttactttaaaaaaagaaataaaagtgtaTGCAAAGCTCTAAATTTTATATGTTATGCATGGATTTTTATGATGTATTGTTCTTCAAAGAATCTTTAGTTTTgcatgaaaaagaaattaattacgATGAAAGGTTTGATTAACGATTTTTCTAAAATGATAACGATACTATctgaaaaattacataatatgaaatttaaaaaataagacttaattatttatttaaataaatttcatatctttattacaagtttaaacaatatttgaaaGAACATACTACATATGTAGTGCATGTAACGCGTATATCACAGAGGTTCAAAAGAATTAATAAGATTATAAACAAGATAACATTAGATTTACACTACAAAATAGAAAAACAGTGAAACAATGTATCAAAAAGTCAAAAACATGGTCAATCATCAttgaaactctctctctctctctctctctctctctctctctctctctctcagaattcaaatcaataaaaatggacaaaaatcACAGCAAATATTCCACATAAGTTAACGGTATTCAAATACTCATATTGCTATACTAACCAGTTATTTGTAAAGTGTCCAATTTGAGGTAATGTTATTGTTAAACACATCTACTGTAAAAGCTTAAAAACAGGCTACTTCATTAACAATACATGTTACAGAACAAATACTATATTAGTTTGCTTACGGTGTGTTGAatacaaaatcatatttgatGATACCATGAGATCTACTGGTCAAATGTATGAAGAATTGTACATTTAGATAAAATGTTTACGTACATAATTGCGAATAAAGCACCAATTGTGAGTGTTCACTACAGAATGTAATACAAAAAAAGAGCTTCCTTAAAAACTGGCAACTTTAAAGTTACTTTTGCCCCCATAAActtgaaaattacaataaattaacTTCTAAAATTGGTacgaaaagaaaatgttttttaaaataaatttcgaCATTTATACAACGTGTACGTACATAAGcttattgaggtataataattgttttatccaCTAATTCAATGGCAAAGTTTTGTTGTTCGAATTTGGTTAAAGATTCATATAGTACTGGTGCAGAAGATCATTTTTAAAGCTGATCAGTTTTGCCTATACAGAAACAATAATCCTTTGATAAAACTTAAAAGTAAACATTAAGAGGGCTTGAGGGTCATGGCCAATTTTTGACCATAAGTATCTCATTAAacaaagagctctatataaagatataggaaaccATTCAAATTCTACAGTTAAAacatgttgattttttctttacttaataatagtttgtagcttaaaaaattacagtgttaaactttcaattttacagTATAAGGTAGAATTGATGGGTAATTTCTTGAACATCAAGCCTCCTTAACAGAAAGATATGTTTTTCAAACAGATATCCTTCCATGACTAGATTCTGATATCTTCCGTAATGCTGTGATATCAATGAATGGATGAACATGCATAAACCCTGTTCTAACCAAATATagagaggtacatgtacaatcctATATTAATTATCAAGATGATGCAGAAATGTCCATTTATGAACTTTTGCTTAAATATCATGATGATGGATATCTAATAATGCACATAATGACATCTTTGGTGAGGACAAAGGATTTCTGAGGTTTGTAAGTGGTTTGTTTATAAAGCAATGGTCTGAGGTCTGCACAGCTTCAATCTAAGCATCCATGAATAGGAGTCTATATTCATGCAGCAGATGACCTTCACATCTCCATGTTTTTTTATCCGTTGTATACTGGGATACAGCAATAATCCTCAACTATTTCTTTTTCtggtgaaaaataaacaaatttatcaatataattcatattatgTAAGGGCTGCCATATCTCTAGATCTGTAACCACACaagtatcaaattttaaagacaTCCCACatgaatgaatttaataatttgaccaaatttaaaaattgttattttaaaaatctagtAAATATGAAGTTCTATAAACTGGAGTTTGCAAATCacaataacataattatatgcatattgcaCTAATGTCTATAtctttaactttaaattttatatctattaaaatcatatttaataaatgacTGAATCAGATGATCATGCACCTTTTTGCCtcctttcttctttttcttgagACCAGAGCCAAGTTTGAGGATACCATCAAATGTGTCCTTCTTTATCCGGCTGGTGACTCTCACCTTACAACCTCCCAACTTTTCTGAAAACATAGATCAAGTAACAATTAGTACACTTCATCAAGACACCTCAATTTTGTGAAGCACAATCATGTACGAGTACTTAATTTCTTTAGacataaacaatgaaatgaaccccactttaaatttacaatccaaaaaaggaaacaaatcAATCTTATTTTCCAAATGCAAGGCACAGTTGTAGTTATTGCATCAGCTTTTTTTAATATAGGTTAATTGATCAAGATAAGCCTATCTTTGTATTTAAATACtggtaaaaaaaagatttttgagtTTTCAGTGTTATCATGAGATAACATTTAACAATAATTCATCAAACTGACTATAATTTCATATCGGAAACTTTATGCAGGTGTGGGTATGAGTATTAATTGTCTAATACAAATGACTGTATTTCTGCAAATGTAATTAAATCCTCACTTACCAGTCTCTTTTCTATGCTCCAATGCATCTAAAACTTCCTTTGCAGCCATGTCTCCAATCAAATTTTTCTCCAAGTCTAACTCTTCAAAGCAGTTGGAAAACATTATCAGCCTGAAGTAGATGAGAGATATAAAGACCTTAGTCACTGTTGTAATCCTCATGCAATTATAGATTATCCATGAATGAAAAAGCACCATGAAAACAACTTTATATACAGTATGTATAGTGCATATTACATTCGCTTTTATGTTCTAAGTGATTTCTATGAGAAAAAACTTTGACCAACATATTTGCATATAATCATAATTAAAGGAGTCtttgtaattataaaacatgaaaaacttttttcttaataaatgcCAGTTAGGCCATAATTCCCAAGCAATTAATgattaattcatttatatcagtCCATAGTTTGTCCAAGTGattatttgtatacatgtacatactttttaagaattctgaTCATTTGCAAGGGAGCTAACTCTTTCTTGAATGCGAGACCATCAATCCCGTTGTCTGCTACATGTAGTTTGTGAATCCAGGGTCCCACAGCCGGCGGGGGTGGTGGctccttcttcttctttttcttgccTTTTAAAATAAGTGATTGTTTCATACCCCTATAAATGCTGTTCCAATACTTTACAATCAtgggaaaaaaaaaccacaggACCTCAGGCATATATGTTTCATACCTAAAGCTTGCTAATATACTATATACTCAATAAtgatgttattatttttattttattattatcattgttATCAGATTGTATAGTTTTTTCAAACAtatgaaaaattgcaaaaaaaagtttattattaGATTATATCATTAATAAAGTACATTTATCTTTCATGAGAGTATTAATCACTTGACTATAGACACTGTATGTAACTGTTATTGTTGAGTTTTATCAGAATAGAAGTCAACTCAGCCATAGTtataactatatacatgtagaaaattaaTCCATTAAAATCGAATAGCGaacctttctttttctttttcttctttccatcAATACCATCTTCATCTCCAGATAATCCCGAGGATCTGTAACCCTGTTCTCTCTCTGAATGAAAAGAACAACCAACCATTAGACAATCAATGGACTAGCAATGAGACTGCATGCGGAAATGGAGACTTGTATTTAAGCTAATTAATTATCAATGAAATCTAACAATCTTTTaaagttattacatgtattaattttcttaatctataattaataaattctaGTACATACAgcttttcatttataataaatacataaaatttgtCACAATTTATTGTAGCTCAGAGAagtgaaaagaaataaatatattcaactagaacaatttatttcatttgaaaacgAAAAATCGATACTGAAATATTTTGCTACAGATTACAACActgatttattcattttacatgcaTGTGGGTATAGCAAACAAGGAAAGCTTTAATTCCTATTATCTACAGACTTCATACATGCATTGATAGAACAACAAAAGCCATATTTAAACTCTGCAGCTCTGTGAATAGACTGCCACCAGAAAAACTGATATTCCAAAGTGTGCATTAAATTTATGTTAACTATAATGTACATCAACCACCATTGCTATATTGAACATTTTCAACCTGTTTTAACTTTTTCCATTGCCAGTGAGCAAATCTTGTCACTTAAGGTGCGGTCACGCGATGCGATTTTACATCAGATTTTCAATCGACTTGCTCAGGTAAATTGATTGGAGTCGATTGTTGAGGTGGTCAAACAATACGATTTTACAATCgattttcaattaattaaacCTATTCGATATTTTTGTTGTACAGTGAAACATTCTGATGTCACGATTCTCGCTAGAGACTCGATTGAAAATCGGACGCACTTCAGATTTTCATTTGACTTCAGACTTTGCTTTCGACTTAGGTGGTCACATGATATGATTTTAGTAAAGCCAATCGGATGAGAAAATCTGATGGAAAATCGTATTGTCTGATCGCACCTTTAGACAATTGTCTCGTGAACATGGACAGCAAGGTTCTAGGTTTGTGCATGCATGCTCCTTTTTTTCATGTATCAGAAATATGTTGTACCAGTTCTTGTACAgacatttcaatttttcatgCTTTAAATATGTAAGTGCTTCTTCTTGGCTTTCTTTCTCTAGATGCACATGCATGCATGCTTTAGTTGTGATGTCTACCTACTGTTGGTCtaatcatttcaatattttttaagaggAAGAGTAGGGTATTGTGTTGTACTTTCCACCACCTTTGCTTTGGTATAGGTTGGACAACCAAGTCCAGGAATGCAATCAAAGGAACAATTAAGCTTGTTATCCATCACCCCTGGGGTTTGCAACCATGCAAATCAGAATTGTTGAACAGAGACAGGTTTTGAGAGTAAAGGTATTAACTGttagtgagagagagagagagagagagagagagagagtagtcTTACAACTAAACTGTGTTATTTAATTCAATCATAATGATTAGATGTACTACATTAATCTccataaatgaaataattgtactttttcaaaagaaacgAACAAAAATtcaagagagagaaagagagaaagagaataGTCCTATTCCATGAATAGAAGGCATATCATGAAACAGAGTTCAAAGAGAATATGGATATAAAACTGGAGTTCAATACGTACCACGTTTTTGTTGAGGGGTAAGCTTACTCTCTGTTTTTGTCAattaacaaatgtaaaaaatctAGTTATCAAGcaatatataataattgtaattttaagTAGTATTAAtctatcaattatttaaaaacatgccATTGTCAATTAATGTACATCATATCACATGCTCACACCTGTCAAATTATCAACGAAACACACACACAACAGTTATAGAATTCACATTCAACATTACACATACAgcaccgatcagacccaacctaacaccagggtaaaccccaactaaaccccgggtttactttctgggtttactttaggtttactttttgaaaatttgggtccactcggggtttactttgggtttactcggggtttactttaggtttactcgagaattgcttttggagtcaactatacacactgaagtgtgaagcagacctgtattttatcttatcatcctactgtctgtaattcctgccccttgcatattccaaatacatgtacacatgtagcgtctgctttcagggtattCTTTTGATtagggtttactctctgtgtccactctgggtttacttggggtttactctgggtttacttggggtttactctgggtttactctgggtccactctagtaaacccagagtaaacccagaaagtaaacccagggtttagttgggatttactttctgttaggttgggtctgatcggtaccgTATTctagcattttaaaatattaacttAATCAATGAGTTTTATTCATCTATggatgaagtaaaaaaaaattaaagtattagAGAAATAATAATACCAGTAATAAAACGAAGATGAAAATTACTGTGTGCTATAATAGTTGAATCAAACAAATGATGTATActtctattacatgtatcacacACTAATTAGTTTCAAACTTTAGAGATTCTATCCAATCACAAACTCTTTTATTTTCATCCAATCACAAACTCTAATACATACCTCGTTCAGCTTTTTCAGCCTCCTCCTGGAGTTTTTTGGCTGCCTCCTCTGCTCTCATTGTGGACTCATAAAAAGCCTGTTCCGCACACAAGCTGATGAGATTAACCAACCCTTTACATTCTAGATTGTTTCCATCCAAGTACAGCTCCCTACAACAAAATGtagaaactatttttaaaaagtctattTAATATGCTCTCTCTCAGATTACTGTTccaatcatgatgatatttaAAGCAAATGCAAATTGTTTTCGAAAAACGTTCGGTacaatcaaaattgatgtaagAGAATCAAAAACCTCATAATTCTTCAATGGTATGCATGTCATCTCATCTTAGAGAGAATTTTACAATACATAAAAACCAGATTTCTAACCAAGATTTTTGACATGGGAAATGCAAGTAAATGGTGTTACTTGTTATATTTTCGTTTAGCTCAttactattacatgtatgtctatttgatacaaatataattaatgtaaaattaaatgttagCTGCACAAAACCAGTACCTGACTGCTGTTTTGACCAGCATTTTCCCTAGGATGTCCCCGCTTTCTACCCCCAGATCACAGTAACACATGCTCACAGAGAGTAGGGTGATGTTCCCCTCCA
This region includes:
- the LOC105326113 gene encoding glioma pathogenesis-related protein 1-like; this encodes MVTAHNMFRRNVEPTASNMVELQWNDGLAKMADRWARRCQFVHNSRRNNQSMFNSVGENLAYSSDDRKADSYVQLWYNEVKDFTFETNGCSAECSHYTQVVWATTEYIGCGKMYCANLKGFLVVCNYAPAGNYPTQPYRNCQPCSRCPEGYSCSDRLCRPP
- the LOC105326112 gene encoding uncharacterized protein isoform X2 — its product is MPKKSGKKGKGKGKKKAKKTIAGAEDIVHSLLKSYERNCGLTESQISPRIKSALRACKENETVLSTFILEPVPLEKEGDLPVLLEPLIAAFRQERYIHIQDLYVWNYPMTYENMATVALLLEKGCYPLRYLEFLDCLLEGYSLQRLTRSFNICSTLTSVTLDYNEFGDEGARCFCKGMEGNITLLSVSMCYCDLGVESGDILGKMLVKTAVRELYLDGNNLECKGLVNLISLCAEQAFYESTMRAEEAAKKLQEEAEKAEREREQGYRSSGLSGDEDGIDGKKKKKKKGKKKKKKEPPPPPAVGPWIHKLHVADNGIDGLAFKKELAPLQMIRILKKLIMFSNCFEELDLEKNLIGDMAAKEVLDALEHRKETEKLGGCKVRVTSRIKKDTFDGILKLGSGLKKKKKGGKKKKK
- the LOC105326112 gene encoding uncharacterized protein isoform X1 — its product is MPKKSGKKGKGKGKKKAKKTIAGAEDIVHSLLKSYERNCGLTESQISPRIKSALRACKENETVLSTFILEPVPLEKEGDLPVLLEPLIAAFRQERYIHIQDLYVWNYPMTYENMATVALLLEKGCYPLRYLEFLDCLLEGYSLQRLTRSFNICSTLTSVTLDYNEFGDEGARCFCKGMEGNITLLSVSMCYCDLGVESGDILGKMLVKTAVRELYLDGNNLECKGLVNLISLCAEQAFYESTMRAEEAAKKLQEEAEKAERESKLTPQQKREREQGYRSSGLSGDEDGIDGKKKKKKKGKKKKKKEPPPPPAVGPWIHKLHVADNGIDGLAFKKELAPLQMIRILKKLIMFSNCFEELDLEKNLIGDMAAKEVLDALEHRKETEKLGGCKVRVTSRIKKDTFDGILKLGSGLKKKKKGGKKKKK